The Daucus carota subsp. sativus chromosome 7, DH1 v3.0, whole genome shotgun sequence genome window below encodes:
- the LOC108195716 gene encoding LOB domain-containing protein 27: protein MKVKGGPNKACAACKFQRRRCSSDCPLAPFFPADQPKIFNDVHRLFGVSKVIKILKKMRNDDQKIDAMKSIIYESYIREKFPVHGCSGIISQLNQELQKATQELHYVRAQLAMLRENNSPSSQIMNSYDLFSEINENGSAFYTEQSADETKCLFNRNNYVTDDNNKLLEIETQLGGSCAFAVTPNQVAEGCDQDYDILNFNAIDDLPSKEACESSSESTSRDTKLLELGPESELKNAAAYFSLMNIN, encoded by the exons ATGAAAGTGAAAGGAGGCCCAAACAAAGCCTGTGCTGCATGCAAGTTCCAGAGAAGAAGGTGCTCTTCAGACTGCCCTCTAGCACCCTTTTTCCCAGCTGATCAGCCCAAAATCTTCAACGACGTGCACCGTCTTTTCGGAGTTTCCAAGGTGATCAAAATTCTCAAAAAAATGAGGAACGATGATCAGAAAATCGATGCCATGAAATCCATTATCTATGAGTCCTACATTCGCGAAAAATTCCCTGTTCATGGCTGTTCCGGCATTATTTCACAGCTCAACCAGGAGCTCCAAAAGGCCACCCAAGAGCTCCATTATGTCCGCGCGCAGCTTGCAATGCTGAGAGAAAATAATTCTCCGTCGTCTCAGATTATGAACTCGTACGATCTTTTTAGTGAGATTAATGAAAATGGCTCTGCATTTTATACTGAACAGTCGGCAGATGAAACCAAATGTTTATTCAATCGTAATAATTATGTGACCGATGATAACAACAAGCTGTTAGAAATTGAAACGCAGCTCGGTGGTTCGTGTGCGTTTGCTGTGACTCCTAATCAAGTCGCGGAAGGTTGTGATCAAGATTATGATATTTTGAACTTCAATGCTATCGATGATTTACCATCCAAGGAAGCCTGTGAATCGAG CTCAGAATCAACGTCTAGAGATACGAAACTACTGGAACTGGGACCAGAGAGCGAACTCAAGAATGCAGCTGCATACTTCAGTCTCATGAACATTAACTAA